ACCAGCAATGCTGCCAACGTCCACAATATTGATTTTTTTCTCATTCTACATTCACCCCGTTTTTAATGTTTACCACCATGCGAAACGTAATGCAAAACCTAATTGAAAGCACTTACTTCGAAACGTTTCGATTTTATTCAAAAAAATAAAGACGCCGGATAAAGGTTGCTTCTATAATCCTACTGTCTCTTCATTCCCCCTATAAAGCACCTTTTCATGGTTATCCTAGGGATAAACAAGCTGTTTCGTGTTCATAATAAAAATTTTCCTTGCTTAATTACTTTAAAAAACGCATTCTTTTTGAAACGTTTCGACAAGTTCATTATAGCTCCCCCTGAGAGCGATTTCAATATCCTTTTTATTTTTTTTGTAAGGCGTTTCTTTGACAAGTGGTGTAAGCCTTAAACCGTAGACAAAAAAAGCAGCACACCCCAAAGAAGGCCTGCTGCTTAATCTCTATCCTGAAATTATATCAACTATTAAAACTTGGGCTATGCATTAAGGTGACCTGCATTCTTGTCATGAGCGTCGTGATGCAGCGGGATGTCCTTACTAATCCGGGCATGCACGGCAAATGACAGGAATGACAACACGGCAACACCTACAGCCAACCATGCCACAGGCGTCAACCCGCCGCCGTCATACATCGTTCCCATCGCATAAGGCCCAATCACCCGGCCTGCGGCACCCATGCCGCCTGTCACGCCGATATAGAACGGAGCCGCTTGTCCTGCACGCTCCGAGATAAAAGCCGGGATCGCAGGTGAAATCAGCATTTCCCCCAATGTGGCCAGCACCATCGCCAGGATCATGCCCGGATAACTGTGCACTGTCACAATGACGACATAAGCTGCCAGATAGAACAAAGCGCTTGCCGTCATCTGACTGCTCTCCGTACGGGCCGCCCAACGCTTGATGGCATTCGTGAGCGGCTGCGCGGCAAAAATGAGGATCCCGTTCAGCGTCCATAAATAACCGTAGGCCGTCTTGGACATCCCCTCCGAGATGATGAACGGAGACACCCCTGTATTCCAGATGGAATTACCGAACCACAGAAACAGAGAACCCAATCCCATAAAGAGATAGATTCGGGTGTTCCCGAGCAATGCCCAAGCGCCGGGGCCCGCCGGCAGCGGACTCTTGGGCTGGGGATGATGGGACCCTTGCGATACGCCTGTTCCGCCCAGCTTCGTCAGATAGGACAGGAAGAAAATCGCAAATCCGAAGGACGTGACGCCGTTTAAGACAAAGCTTAAATGATACGATATCTCCGCCAGGAAACCGCTCATGGCCGTTCCTAAGGCTACGCCGATATTATTCGCAACATAGATGACATTAAACAATTCGCCCCGCCGATCGGCAAACCGGAAGCCGATAAATGCCTGTATGGCTGGCATCGATATCGCGTTACAGAATCCGATGAAACCCATCATCGCGATGAACAAGCCCCATAGTCCATTAATGAACGGAAGGGTGAACAGTCCGAGGGCATTCAGCAGCAGCGAGCCCACAATGAGCTTTTTCACCCCAACCCGGTGGTACAGCGCACCGCCAAGGAGTTGACCGGCAATTCCCCCCATGGATTGAATCAGTATGACAAAACCCGCATCCTTCATGCTTCGTCCCAGTTCATCGAATACATACATCGTTGTCAGCGGCCACATCAAGGACCCGCCTGCAGAGGCAACGAGACTTGCAACAAGAAAACCTTTTACTTCCTTAGGGTACTGCTCCAACCATTTCATGTTTATTATCTCCCAGCAGCCTCGCAGCAGTATATTTACGCATATAACCTAAAATAGCCCCACAAAGTGGAGCCTATGCTCCGATGCTTATTCCAAATACTTTGCGGGGACCCCAAAAAACTTTATAAATTCTAATATGTTAAAAAAAAGCCCATGCGGGCTTTTTCTAATTATTCTTCAAAAAAGAGGCGAACGCCATCTTTTTGCTGTCCCTATAATCCTGTAAGAATGAACATTGCTTGTCACTTCTTATCGCCCAAATCCTAGTATCGCTTGAGAGATCCATT
This Paenibacillus sp. JZ16 DNA region includes the following protein-coding sequences:
- a CDS encoding MFS transporter, giving the protein MKWLEQYPKEVKGFLVASLVASAGGSLMWPLTTMYVFDELGRSMKDAGFVILIQSMGGIAGQLLGGALYHRVGVKKLIVGSLLLNALGLFTLPFINGLWGLFIAMMGFIGFCNAISMPAIQAFIGFRFADRRGELFNVIYVANNIGVALGTAMSGFLAEISYHLSFVLNGVTSFGFAIFFLSYLTKLGGTGVSQGSHHPQPKSPLPAGPGAWALLGNTRIYLFMGLGSLFLWFGNSIWNTGVSPFIISEGMSKTAYGYLWTLNGILIFAAQPLTNAIKRWAARTESSQMTASALFYLAAYVVIVTVHSYPGMILAMVLATLGEMLISPAIPAFISERAGQAAPFYIGVTGGMGAAGRVIGPYAMGTMYDGGGLTPVAWLAVGVAVLSFLSFAVHARISKDIPLHHDAHDKNAGHLNA